From the genome of Galactobacillus timonensis, one region includes:
- a CDS encoding Gp19/Gp15/Gp42 family protein produces the protein MADGTAKTDAYATVDDVSALWKTLTNEQQEMARDLLPIVSDSLRMEAKKTGQDLDAMIANGAVYASVVKSVTVDIVSRYLENVSANRSSTLSQESQSALGYSWSGTYANTGGGISILNKDLKRLGLTRQRYGLVDLYGIAGN, from the coding sequence ATGGCAGACGGAACAGCAAAAACTGATGCTTATGCAACGGTAGACGATGTGTCTGCACTTTGGAAGACATTGACCAATGAGCAGCAGGAAATGGCAAGGGATCTTCTCCCCATCGTTTCTGACAGCCTGCGGATGGAAGCTAAGAAAACAGGTCAGGATCTTGATGCCATGATCGCAAACGGAGCTGTATATGCGTCGGTCGTCAAGTCCGTAACCGTTGACATTGTCTCTCGCTATCTTGAAAACGTGAGCGCCAATCGGTCAAGCACTTTATCTCAGGAATCGCAGTCGGCACTTGGGTATTCGTGGTCTGGAACATATGCGAATACTGGTGGCGGAATCAGTATCCTCAACAAGGATCTGAAGCGTTTAGGGCTGACACGCCAGCGGTATGGATTGGTGGATCTGTATGGCATTGCAGGGAATTGA